A single Brassica rapa cultivar Chiifu-401-42 chromosome A04, CAAS_Brap_v3.01, whole genome shotgun sequence DNA region contains:
- the LOC103849063 gene encoding adenine DNA glycosylase isoform X2: MILLFRVRLINPTFERSTVATKRQNPKTTPSFHCKASSFESKTMSHSSAPRMRKCRQTKKEEEEPLGGDMEDLFSEKETENIRLSLLGWYDENQRDLPWRKTRSETEKERRAYEVWVSEIMLQQTRVQTVMEYYKRWMHKWPTIYDLAHASLEEVNEMWAGLGYYRRARFLLEGAKMVVAEKEGFPNKASSLMKVKGIGEYTAGAIASIAFNEVVPVVDGNVIRVLARVKTISANPKDRLTVKNFWKLAAQLVDPSRPGDFNQSLMELGATLCSVSKPSCSSCPISSQCRAYSLFLENGSIPVTEYPTKVVKAKPKLDFCCVCVLEILIQENNRSGGRFVLVKRPEEGLLAGLWEFPSVILDKEASVAARRKAINLYLKEAFHLEPKETCTVVSRKELGEFVHIFTHIRRKIYVELLVVQLAGGTIDMFKDEAKDTMTWKCVDSDVLSTMGLTSAVRKVYSMVEAHKQDLSVSSNRTAISRKRRIT, encoded by the exons ATGATACTTCTTTTTCGCGTGCGGCTAATAAACCCTACATTTGAAAGATCAACGGTCGCTACAAAAAGACAAAACCCAAAGACGACTCCGAGTTTCCACTGCAAAGCTTCGAGCTTCGAGAGCAAAACGATGTCCCATTCTTCTGCGCCTCGGATGAGAAAATGTCGGcagacaaaaaaagaagaagaagaaccccTTGGAGGAGATATGGAGGATCTCTTCAGCGAAAAGGAGACCGAGAACATCAGATTGTCTCTGCTTGGTTGGTACGATGAGAATCAGCGAGATCTTCCATGGAGGAAGACAAGGAGCGAGACTGAAAAGGAGAGAAGGGCTTATGAGGTTTGGGTATCGGAGATTATGCTGCAGCAAACTAGGGTTCAGACTGTAATGGAGTATTACAAACGATGGATGCATAAATGGCCCACCATCTACGACCTTGCTCATGCTTCCCTTGAG GAGGTAAACGAAATGTGGGCAGGTTTGGGGTACTATCGACGGGCACGTTTTCTTTTAGAG GGAGCAAAGATGGTTGTTGCAGAGAAGGAGGGCTTTCCTAATAAAGCGTCTAGCCTTATGAAAGTTAAAGGAATAGGAGAATACACGGCCGGAGCAATTGCCTCCATTGCTTTTAATGAG GTGGTACCTGTTGTTGATGGTAACGTGATTAGAGTGCTTGCCAGGGTAAAGACTATCTCAGCTAATCCGAAAGACCGGCTTACTGTCAAGAATTTCTG GAAACTAGCTGCACAACTTGTGGATCCCTCACGTCCTGGAGATTTCAACCAATCTCTGATGGAGCTTGGTGCGACTCTATGCTCCGTATCAAAGCCAAGTTGCTCTTCTTGTCCTATTTCCAGCCAGTGCCGTGCATATTCTCTTTTCCTGGAAAACGGAAGCATTCCCGTGACAGAGTATCCTACAAAAGTGGTCAAGGCCAAGCCAAAGCTCGACTTCTGTTGCGTATGTGTTTTGGAAATACTGATACAGGAGAACAACCGCTCAGGAGGTAGATTTGTTCTTGTAAAGAGACCCGAAGAGGGTCTGCTTGCTGGTCTTTGGGAGTTCCCATCTGTTATATTGGATAAGGAAGCTAGTGTGGCAGCAAGGAGGAAGGCGATCAATCTCTACCTTAAAGAAGCATTTCATCTAGAACCCAAGGAAACATGCACTGTAGTCTCAAGGAAAGAACTTGGAGAGTTTGTCCACATCTTCACACACATACGTCGAAAAATTTATGTGGAGCTATTAGTCGTACAACTTGCAG GGGGAACAATTGATATGTTCAAAGATGAGGCAAAGGACACTATGACATGGAAGTGTGTGGACAGTGATGTTCTTTCTACCATGGGACTGACATCGGCTGTAAGAAAG GTGTATTCAATGGTTGAAGCACACAAGCAAGATTTATCTGTCTCATCAAATAGAACAGCCATTTCCAGGAAACGAAGAATCACATGA
- the LOC103849064 gene encoding GPN-loop GTPase 3, producing MGYAQLVIGPAGSGKSTYCSSLYEHCETVGRTMNVVNLDPAAEIFNYPVAMDIRELVSLEDVMEELGLGPNGALMYCMEYLEDSLHDWVDEELENYRDDDYLIFDCPGQIELFTHVPVLKNFVAHLQQKNFNVCVVYLLDSQFITDVTKFISGCMSSLSAMIQLELPHINILSKMDLLQDKSNIDNYLDPEPRTLLAELNQKMGPRYAKLNKALIEMVGEYGMVNFIPLDIRKERSIQYVLSQIDVCIQFGEDADVKIKDEDEDFGDDQ from the exons ATGGGTTATGCTCAACTCGTTATCGGTCCAGCAGGCAGCGGAAAG TCAACTTATTGCTCGTCTTTGTATGAACACTGTGAAACGGTCGGCAGAACAATGAATGTTGTTAACTTGGATCCTGCTGCTGAAATCTTCAACTATCCTGTGGCTATGG ATATCAGAGAACTTGTTTCTTTGGAAGATGTAATGGAGGAGCTCGGGCTTGGTCCTAATGGTGCCCTGATGTACTGCATGGA ATACCTTGAGGATAGCTTACATGATTGGGTGGATGAAGAATTGGAGAACTACCGAGATGATGATTACCTTATATTCGATTGTCCAG GCCAGATAGAACTGTTTACACATGTTCCTGTGCTCAAGAACTTTGTGGCGCATTTACAACAGAAGAACTTCAACGTCTGTGTTGTTTATCTGCTTGATTCACag TTCATAACAGATGTCACCAAGTTTATCAGCGGTTGCATGTCGTCTCTCTCTGCAATGATCCAGCTTGAATTACCTCACATCAACATCCTCTCAAAGATGGATCTCTTGCAGGATAAAAGCAACATTGACAA CTACTTGGATCCGGAGCCTCGCACATTGTTGGCAGAGTTAAACCAAAAGATGGGTCCTCGATATGCGAAATTGAACAAAGCCCTGATTGAGATG GTGGGAGAATATGGGATGGTGAATTTCATACCCCTTGACATAAGGAAAGAACGAAG TATTCAGTATGTGCTGTCCCAGATTGATGTCTGCATCCAGTTTGGAGAAGACGCTGATGTTAAGATCAAAGATGAGGATGAAGATTTTGGTGATGATCAATAA
- the LOC103849063 gene encoding adenine DNA glycosylase isoform X1, with translation MILLFRVRLINPTFERSTVATKRQNPKTTPSFHCKASSFESKTMSHSSAPRMRKCRQTKKEEEEPLGGDMEDLFSEKETENIRLSLLGWYDENQRDLPWRKTRSETEKERRAYEVWVSEIMLQQTRVQTVMEYYKRWMHKWPTIYDLAHASLEEVNEMWAGLGYYRRARFLLEGAKMVVAEKEGFPNKASSLMKVKGIGEYTAGAIASIAFNEVVPVVDGNVIRVLARVKTISANPKDRLTVKNFWKLAAQLVDPSRPGDFNQSLMELGATLCSVSKPSCSSCPISSQCRAYSLFLENGSIPVTEYPTKVVKAKPKLDFCCVCVLEILIQENNRSGGRFVLVKRPEEGLLAGLWEFPSVILDKEASVAARRKAINLYLKEAFHLEPKETCTVVSRKELGEFVHIFTHIRRKIYVELLVVQLAEGGTIDMFKDEAKDTMTWKCVDSDVLSTMGLTSAVRKVYSMVEAHKQDLSVSSNRTAISRKRRIT, from the exons ATGATACTTCTTTTTCGCGTGCGGCTAATAAACCCTACATTTGAAAGATCAACGGTCGCTACAAAAAGACAAAACCCAAAGACGACTCCGAGTTTCCACTGCAAAGCTTCGAGCTTCGAGAGCAAAACGATGTCCCATTCTTCTGCGCCTCGGATGAGAAAATGTCGGcagacaaaaaaagaagaagaagaaccccTTGGAGGAGATATGGAGGATCTCTTCAGCGAAAAGGAGACCGAGAACATCAGATTGTCTCTGCTTGGTTGGTACGATGAGAATCAGCGAGATCTTCCATGGAGGAAGACAAGGAGCGAGACTGAAAAGGAGAGAAGGGCTTATGAGGTTTGGGTATCGGAGATTATGCTGCAGCAAACTAGGGTTCAGACTGTAATGGAGTATTACAAACGATGGATGCATAAATGGCCCACCATCTACGACCTTGCTCATGCTTCCCTTGAG GAGGTAAACGAAATGTGGGCAGGTTTGGGGTACTATCGACGGGCACGTTTTCTTTTAGAG GGAGCAAAGATGGTTGTTGCAGAGAAGGAGGGCTTTCCTAATAAAGCGTCTAGCCTTATGAAAGTTAAAGGAATAGGAGAATACACGGCCGGAGCAATTGCCTCCATTGCTTTTAATGAG GTGGTACCTGTTGTTGATGGTAACGTGATTAGAGTGCTTGCCAGGGTAAAGACTATCTCAGCTAATCCGAAAGACCGGCTTACTGTCAAGAATTTCTG GAAACTAGCTGCACAACTTGTGGATCCCTCACGTCCTGGAGATTTCAACCAATCTCTGATGGAGCTTGGTGCGACTCTATGCTCCGTATCAAAGCCAAGTTGCTCTTCTTGTCCTATTTCCAGCCAGTGCCGTGCATATTCTCTTTTCCTGGAAAACGGAAGCATTCCCGTGACAGAGTATCCTACAAAAGTGGTCAAGGCCAAGCCAAAGCTCGACTTCTGTTGCGTATGTGTTTTGGAAATACTGATACAGGAGAACAACCGCTCAGGAGGTAGATTTGTTCTTGTAAAGAGACCCGAAGAGGGTCTGCTTGCTGGTCTTTGGGAGTTCCCATCTGTTATATTGGATAAGGAAGCTAGTGTGGCAGCAAGGAGGAAGGCGATCAATCTCTACCTTAAAGAAGCATTTCATCTAGAACCCAAGGAAACATGCACTGTAGTCTCAAGGAAAGAACTTGGAGAGTTTGTCCACATCTTCACACACATACGTCGAAAAATTTATGTGGAGCTATTAGTCGTACAACTTGCAG AAGGGGGAACAATTGATATGTTCAAAGATGAGGCAAAGGACACTATGACATGGAAGTGTGTGGACAGTGATGTTCTTTCTACCATGGGACTGACATCGGCTGTAAGAAAG GTGTATTCAATGGTTGAAGCACACAAGCAAGATTTATCTGTCTCATCAAATAGAACAGCCATTTCCAGGAAACGAAGAATCACATGA